The Ruminococcaceae bacterium KH2T8 genomic sequence TGGCAGCAAGAAGATTGTTTGCGGATGTGATGGCGTGAAGGTCACCCGTGAAATGGAGATTGATGTCGTCCATGGGGATGAGCTGGGAATATCCGCCGCCTGCAGCGCCGCCCTTTATGCCGAATACGGGGCCGAGGGAGGGCTCTCTTAATGCAAGGAGCGTCTTGCGTCCGATCTTGGCAAGAGCCTGCGCGAGACCGATGCTGACCGTAGTCTTTCCCTCTCCTGCGGGAGTAGGGTTCATAGCCGTGACGAGCACGAGCTTTCCGTCCTTTGAAGCTTCATTTCGCTTGAGGACATCCATTGGGATCTTGGCCTTATACTTGCCGTAAAGATCGAGGTCATCGGATGTAAGACCGATCTTTTCAGCGATCTCTCCGATAGGTCTTATCTCCGCCTGTCTGGCTATATCAATATCTGTCAGCATACCCTGCCCCTTTATATAAAATATTACGCATTAAATTGTACATTATCGGGCAAGTGGTTTCCATTGGAGAGATTGGCTAAAAGCGGTGAAAGCCCTGCTAACACTACATTTTGTAAAATGTACACAAAAACGCTCTATATCTTGTGGTATTCGATTGACAAAAAATCAAGAAACTGTTAGAGTAGGTGATGTATTGTATTAACAGCGGAGGTACTGACCCATGATTATCAGATCGGATCTGGATTCTTGCAGAAGCAAACTTCAGTCAATGATCGGCAGTCGCGTAAGGCTTACATCCAACGGCGGACGTAAGAGACTTATCGTTCATGAGGGCGTGATCGACAATTGCTACCCCAATGTTTTCACTGTTAAGTGCAGAAGAGAAGCTGAGGGAGATTTCGAGATCGTATCCTACAGTTACATCGATGTCCTGACAAGAGCAGTAAGGATCGCGATCCCCGCTCAGGATGTACAGGAAGTCGCCAGCTGACCGGCCTGATCAAGTTCGAATTAACCGATGCCCCGTTGCCGCTTGTGCGGTGACGGGGTATCTTGCTTTTTAATAAGTAAATACGTATTCTTTTAGTGTTATGAAGATCGATTACGAGACAATGGCTTTTGCCAAGATAAACCTGTTCCTTCGTGTGTGCGGAAAGCTCCCGAACGGATACCACAGACTCCTTACCCTGATGCAGGAGATCGGTATCGGAGATGAGATAGCCGTATCCGTCGATAACGACGAAGATTTCGAGATCGTGATAGACAGCGACCTCGAGGGGACCGCACCCGAAGATGACCTCTGCTATAAGGCAGCCAAGAGATTTTACGATAAATATTCCAAGGACTTAAGACTTTCGGGCTTTAAGGCTCCAGAGAGCGGATTTGGCAGGACCGTCATAAAGGTCACGAAGCATATACCTTCGCAGGCGGGACTCGGAGGCGGAAGCTCAGATGCCGCAGCTGTCCTTCTTATCCTTCAGCAGCATTACGGTAATCCCTTATCGGATGAGGAGATGGCTCAGATGTCCGTAGGACTTGGTGCAGACGTGCCTTTCTTCCTTACGGGCGGCAGCTGTATCTGCGAGGGCGTAGGTGAAGATGTCCGTGAAGTCGACGATCTTTCCGGTATGCATATGCTGATAGTAAAGCCCGAAGAAGGCGTATCGACGCCCGAATGCTTCCGTCTTTGCGATTCAAAGCCCGTGAGCTTTGACGAGGATTCCTACAGGAAGACGATGGATGAGGCTTTCGGGAATGAATACGATAATCCCGTAACAAAGGTCACGAAGGTTGCTGAGCTTCTGACAAATGACCTTGAGGCTCCCGCGTGCGAGCTCGTTCCGAGGATCCGCGAGGTAACCGATAAGGTAAAGGCGACTTCTCCCGTATTCTCTGCGATGTCAGGCTCCGGAAGTGCCGTATTCGGTATCTATAAAGATGAAAAGAGCCTGAATGAAGCGCTCGCGATCCTGAGTGATGACTCGGATCTTGCGGGCTGCATGATATTCCCGACCGTTACTGTCTGATAAGCGCGAAGAGACCTCTCTCGTAGCCTCTTGAATTCTCGCTGTCTACGAGGATGAAGCCTTTCGAAGCGTAAAATTCGCACATGCTCTTATTTGAGACCGCCGTGTGCAGGATGACAAGATCTGCCGACTCGGGAAGCTCCAGGGCTTCGTCCATTAGGCGGCTGCCAAGGCCGGTTTTTCTTACTTCATCAGCTACCGCAAAACGCGAGATGTAGCCGCAGGATGTGTAGTGCGCGAGAAAGTTCGAGCTCTTCTTTGAAAATGAATATTTCATGGGTGTCGTGCAGCGGCTCAATGTGATCGTGCCCAGGGGCCTGTCGCCGTCAAAGAGGCAGAGGCACTTATTCTTAACGATCCTGTGGCGGACTGATTCAACGCTCTCGGAAAGCGATTCCAAAGTGTCGTTGACGATACCCGATTCTTCTCTGTAATGAACCATGGCCGAGCGAACGAGATCCCTTACGGATCCCGCATCCCCGGCCGTTGCAAGTCTTAATTGAAGTTGGTCCTTATCAGTCATTAAGGAAGCAGTTAACAAGGATAGCCTTGTGAGCGTGAAGCCTGTTCTCAGCCTCCTGGAATACTACGCTCTGAGGTCCGTCGATAACATCCTCCGTTACTTCGTATCCGCGGTAAGCGGGGAGACAGTGAAGGAAGATCGCATCCTTATGAGCTGTATTCATGATGTCGCCGTTTACCTGATAATCCTTGAAGATCTGAACTCTCATGGCCTTTTCTTCTTCCTGGCCCATGCTCGTCCATGTATCCGTGTAGATAACGTCCGCATCCTTTGCAGCCTCGTAAGGGTCAGTAGTCATAAGGACCTTGGAGCCCGTGATCTTGGCATCCGTAAGAGCCTGCTGAACATACTTATCGGGGCATGTGTAGTCCTTGGGAGAAGCAATCGCTACGTCCATTCCTGCCTTTGCGCAAGCCTGAAGGAGGGAGTTGGCTACGTTGTTTCCGTCGCCTAAGTATGCGAGCTTCAAGCCCTTGAGGTCTCCCTTGCACTCCTTGATCGTAAGAAGGTCGGCGAGCATCTGAGTAGGATGCTGGTCGTCCGTAAGACCGTTGATAACGGGGATCGAGCCGTACTTTGCGAGGTCAGTAACATCTGAATGCTTGAATGTCCTGATCATGATACCGTCGAGCATGCCGGACAATACGTTAGCTGTATCGTAGATGGTCTCGCCGCGTCCGATCTGAATGTCGTTATTAGAAAGGAAGAGAGCCTGTCCGCCGAGCTGGTACATACCGACCTCGAAGGAGACACGCGTCCTTGTGGAGGACTTCGTGAAGATCATGCCGAGTGACTTTCCCTTGAGGTAGTGGTGCTCGATGCCTGTCTTTGTCTTCTTCTTCATGTCTGCTGCGATGTCGAGCAGATAGTTAAGCTCTTCGATTCCTACGTCTTCGTGAAAATCTATATAATGCTTCATTGTAGTTTTCTCCTGTTATTCCTTATTTTTCCGCGATCACTCGAGCTCGTTGTCGTCTACCGATGAGATGGTGATACCTGTCTCCTTGGTGATCTCTTCCTTGATCTGCTCGCTCTCTTTGGATTCGGAACCCTGAGCTGCAGTGATCTGAAGAGGACGCTTCTTTTGGGACTTTAAGATCTCGCCTAATGCCTTAGTGAACTTCTTTGCTTCAGAAGGCGTGATGATCAGGGGAGGCGCGATCCTTATGGTGCTCTTACCGATCGCACTTACGAGGAATCCCTTGGAGAAGAGTGCTTCCTTCATGCCTGCGGATGATACTGTTCCGTCAAATTCGATACCGATGAGAAGTCCCATTCCGCGAACGCTCGTGATGACGGGATACTTGTCCTTCAAAGCCTTGAGCTGATCAAAGAGGATTCCGCTAACAACGCCTACGTTATTAAGGAGATCCTTGTCCTTGATCTGATCGATAACGCAGTTGCCTGCTGCCATAGCAAGGGGGTTACCGCCGAATGTAGAACCGTGATCGCCAACCTTAAAGCCTTCTGCTACCTTGTTCGTGCAGAGAGTAGCACCGATCGGCACACCGCCGCCAAGACCCTTGGCAAGAGTCATGATGTCGGGATTGACGTTATAGTTCTCGTAAGCAAAGAGCCTGCCCGTACGGCCTACGCCGGTCTGAACCTCATCGATTATGAGGAGGATGCCCTTCTCGTTACAGAGCTTACGGACTGCCTTTATATACTCGCGGTCTGCGGGATGGACGCCGCTCTCGCCCTGGATGAGCTCGAGCATTACTGCTGCGGTGGAATCCGTAACGGCTGCTTCGAGCTGCTCGATGTCGTTATAGTCAACATACTTAAAGCCGGGAACGTTGGGAGCGAAAGCTTTCCTGAACTTCTCCTGACCTGTAGCCGCGATTGTGCCCATGGTCCTTCCGTGGAAAGACATGTTGGCAGTGATGATCTCGTAGCGGTTCTGTCCCTTGTAGTAGAAATAACCGCGTGCGAGCTTGATGGCAGCTTCGTTTGCCTCGGCGCCGGAGTTACTGAAGAACACCTTATCGGCAAAGCTCAGACGGCACAGCTTATATGCGAGCTCGCTTCTTCCCGGGATATAATAATAGTTACAGCAGTGGATGAGGCTTGCGGCCTGCTCGGATACTGCCTTAACGAGGGCTCTGTTGCCGTGACCTAAGGAGTTAACGGCGATACCGCCGATCATGTCCATATACTTTCGTCCGTCGGTATCGTAGAGATATACGCCCTTACCCTTGACGAAAGCAACGTCCATGGGAGCGAATACCTGCATGCAATAATCTTTGTCGTACTTCTTTGTAAGTTCGAGATCCTTGTCCAGACTGCTGCTCATTATTTGTCCCTCTTTTCTTTGATGATCATCGTTCCGATGCCCTTTGATGTGAATAGCTCAAGTATAATGCTGTGAGGTATCCTGCCGTCAATGATATGTGCTCTGTCGACGCCTCTCGTTACCGTATCGAGACAGCCTTCGATCTTGGGGATCATGCCGCCGGTGATGGCGCCGTCTGCGATGTAGTCCGCGATCGACTCTTCGTCGAGGATGGAGATAAGAGATCCTGCTCCGTCGAGTACGCCGGGAACATCCGTAAGAGTGATGAGCTTACTTGCCTTGAGTGCTACCGCTACCTCGGCTGCTACCGTGTCGGCATTGATGTTATAGCTCTCGCCCGCAGCGCCTACGCCGATAGGAGCGATGACGGGGATATATTCGTCGTTTGCGAGCATCTCGATCACATGAGTGTTGATCTTCTTGATCTTGCCGACATATCCTACGTCTACGGGATTTCCGCTGCTGTCCTCGGTCATCTTCTCGGCGACGATGAGGTTACCGTCGATACCGCAGATACCGATAGCCTTGGCACCCTTGGAGTTGAGGTTCGAGACGATCTCCTTATTTGTCTTACCGATAAGCACCATCTGTGCGATGCCCATCGTCTCTTCGTCTGTGTAGCGAAGGCCGTTAACGAAGTGGGACTCGACATTGACTCGCTTGAGCATGTTGTTGATGTCAGGTCCGCCGCCGTGAACGAGGATGGGGTTGATGCCGATGTACTTAAGGAGAGTGATGTCATCCATTACGGATTGCTTGAGGTCTTCGTTTACCATTGCATTTCCGCCGTACTTGATGACGATCGTCTGACCGCGCATCTTCCTCATGTAGGGGAGCGCCTCGATAAGGATCGAAGCCCTGTCTATCTTATTTTGCATCTCGCCCGTTACATTGGGCATTACTTTATTGTCAGCCATGTCATACACCTCGAATTATCGTATTAAGTCCCGTCTCCTCGGGGAGAGAGAACATTGCGTTAAATGCTTGGATAGCCTGAAGAGCGGCACCCTTGCCCAGGTTATCCTGAGCGCTGAAGAGCTTGATCGTACCTGTCTCGGGAGAGTAAACGCCGTTAACGTCTATATAGTTTGAGCCGTTTACTGCCTTTACGTCAGGGAGTTCCTTGCCGGGAAGGACTCTTACGAAATGCTCGTCCTTATAATAAGAATAATATATATCATTAATACTCTCGCTCGATACGTCGGCGAAAGCATCCGACGGCTTGCAGTAGATAGTCGCGAGCATGCCTCTTCTGAAAGGAGCAAGGTGAGGAGTAAACTCAGTCTTTAAGTCGTTTCCGTCACCGCCTGCGAGGAAGGAGCACTGCTCATTGATCTCGGTGTTGTGTCTGTGACCGACTGCGCCGTAGGGCTTGAATGCCTCATCGACTTCGCAGTAGGAATATGCAAGATCCGACTTTCGTCCTGCGCCCGTTACACCGGATACCGCATCGATTATGATGCCCTCTTTCTTTATGAGACCCTTCTTGAGGAAAGGAGCGAGAGCGATAAGAGAGCATGTGGGGTAGCAGCCGGGATTGGCTACGAGTTTTGCTGTCTTTAATTCCTCTCTGTAGAACTCGGGGATTCCGTATACGGCTTCCTTCAGGAGTTCGGGTGCGGGATGATCGAGCTTATAGCTCT encodes the following:
- a CDS encoding N-acetyl-gamma-glutamyl-phosphate reductase, producing MSKIKVSIIGSTGYVGAELVHGFLNHPNVELVHLTSQTFKDKLFSDVYPVYRGLCDIKLEDITPEEVAKDSDLVITALPHGVSSKTVPVLLANGARVIDHSGDFRYKNVETYTKSYKLDHPAPELLKEAVYGIPEFYREELKTAKLVANPGCYPTCSLIALAPFLKKGLIKKEGIIIDAVSGVTGAGRKSDLAYSYCEVDEAFKPYGAVGHRHNTEINEQCSFLAGGDGNDLKTEFTPHLAPFRRGMLATIYCKPSDAFADVSSESINDIYYSYYKDEHFVRVLPGKELPDVKAVNGSNYIDVNGVYSPETGTIKLFSAQDNLGKGAALQAIQAFNAMFSLPEETGLNTIIRGV
- a CDS encoding N-acetylglutamate kinase produces the protein MADNKVMPNVTGEMQNKIDRASILIEALPYMRKMRGQTIVIKYGGNAMVNEDLKQSVMDDITLLKYIGINPILVHGGGPDINNMLKRVNVESHFVNGLRYTDEETMGIAQMVLIGKTNKEIVSNLNSKGAKAIGICGIDGNLIVAEKMTEDSSGNPVDVGYVGKIKKINTHVIEMLANDEYIPVIAPIGVGAAGESYNINADTVAAEVAVALKASKLITLTDVPGVLDGAGSLISILDEESIADYIADGAITGGMIPKIEGCLDTVTRGVDRAHIIDGRIPHSIILELFTSKGIGTMIIKEKRDK
- a CDS encoding Acetyltransferase (GNAT) family protein; this encodes MTDKDQLQLRLATAGDAGSVRDLVRSAMVHYREESGIVNDTLESLSESVESVRHRIVKNKCLCLFDGDRPLGTITLSRCTTPMKYSFSKKSSNFLAHYTSCGYISRFAVADEVRKTGLGSRLMDEALELPESADLVILHTAVSNKSMCEFYASKGFILVDSENSRGYERGLFALIRQ
- a CDS encoding 4-diphosphocytidyl-2-C-methyl-D-erythritol kinase; its protein translation is MKIDYETMAFAKINLFLRVCGKLPNGYHRLLTLMQEIGIGDEIAVSVDNDEDFEIVIDSDLEGTAPEDDLCYKAAKRFYDKYSKDLRLSGFKAPESGFGRTVIKVTKHIPSQAGLGGGSSDAAAVLLILQQHYGNPLSDEEMAQMSVGLGADVPFFLTGGSCICEGVGEDVREVDDLSGMHMLIVKPEEGVSTPECFRLCDSKPVSFDEDSYRKTMDEAFGNEYDNPVTKVTKVAELLTNDLEAPACELVPRIREVTDKVKATSPVFSAMSGSGSAVFGIYKDEKSLNEALAILSDDSDLAGCMIFPTVTV
- a CDS encoding ornithine carbamoyltransferase; the protein is MKHYIDFHEDVGIEELNYLLDIAADMKKKTKTGIEHHYLKGKSLGMIFTKSSTRTRVSFEVGMYQLGGQALFLSNNDIQIGRGETIYDTANVLSGMLDGIMIRTFKHSDVTDLAKYGSIPVINGLTDDQHPTQMLADLLTIKECKGDLKGLKLAYLGDGNNVANSLLQACAKAGMDVAIASPKDYTCPDKYVQQALTDAKITGSKVLMTTDPYEAAKDADVIYTDTWTSMGQEEEKAMRVQIFKDYQVNGDIMNTAHKDAIFLHCLPAYRGYEVTEDVIDGPQSVVFQEAENRLHAHKAILVNCFLND
- a CDS encoding acetylornithine aminotransferase apoenzyme, with protein sequence MSSSLDKDLELTKKYDKDYCMQVFAPMDVAFVKGKGVYLYDTDGRKYMDMIGGIAVNSLGHGNRALVKAVSEQAASLIHCCNYYYIPGRSELAYKLCRLSFADKVFFSNSGAEANEAAIKLARGYFYYKGQNRYEIITANMSFHGRTMGTIAATGQEKFRKAFAPNVPGFKYVDYNDIEQLEAAVTDSTAAVMLELIQGESGVHPADREYIKAVRKLCNEKGILLIIDEVQTGVGRTGRLFAYENYNVNPDIMTLAKGLGGGVPIGATLCTNKVAEGFKVGDHGSTFGGNPLAMAAGNCVIDQIKDKDLLNNVGVVSGILFDQLKALKDKYPVITSVRGMGLLIGIEFDGTVSSAGMKEALFSKGFLVSAIGKSTIRIAPPLIITPSEAKKFTKALGEILKSQKKRPLQITAAQGSESKESEQIKEEITKETGITISSVDDNELE